The following proteins are co-located in the Synchiropus splendidus isolate RoL2022-P1 chromosome 14, RoL_Sspl_1.0, whole genome shotgun sequence genome:
- the LOC128771118 gene encoding L-fucose kinase isoform X2, translated as MQKFSWTLVVLTCQHKDSVISFQRELDLRQQKGSLSQDTLVLVVQDHQESLGSGGATLNALLVAAEHLSSRAGHTVVTADVLDQAHILILHSGRDFPWSSCSRAFCWLPQERSDRLVQAPVCCLDLLLDCLTTKVCPGSPPGVWVCSTDMILHVPPDFTLSWQGFSGVRALALPGDESYAQNHGVYVSDQQGNVCDIIYRGTKEQVQRALMHDGKVALVSGPVFFDRYVSEKLLQTHVTPPLDGCTYLGLDSGAPPLQLSLFLDILKCLCSESVDQFLSGDSSLAAARTQLWRTLRGTRLSLAYVSGGRYDYMTLSGRSHIRRLTCDWPFGNTLSHIQSEDTLTPGSQIINSILEGEVSVSAGCVVQHCHLQGPLKVPPGCLLSGLDPSSSLQQLALPDDIILQGHYIQLGDLRLKVFTVVGAQDPLEVSTDKDGSSFLNQDWMSFYQTHGVKPEDLWVHEDHHCLLEARLFPVLHPRAGPQGLQEGVGWLLGRGGNLHTWRESWRLSLKEVLMLTHQEAELQWREKLLHLVGRKRVVDSLTRNTDAYLLPGFRAAVLGGQQEALLKTLDQLAVGGVASQGAAEVGLAARCLSCIADMLVCMAAGRGGLRSGPAANKAWRSAYFLLEQGDLAGGVGALARQRVHWLSRPDLLVRAARHYEGAAQILLRHAVMSSRTFVHLSKHDVPPIGQWQEVHCPARLDLAGGWSDTPPIAFQHGGSVTNIAIKVDGKRPIGARARRIQEPRLLLLSGPSDSEVCLDLVCESLDDLRDYSQPHAPGALLKAVCVCSGLASLTSPDSLGEQLMQKWGAGVELHSWSLLPTGSGLGTSSILAGALLAAVYRCTGRTCDTDSLIHDVLYLEQMLTTGGGWQDQVGGLVGGVKVGRSRKCLPLRVEVERLCPPENFLNSLQQHLVLVYTGMTRLARNLLQDVVRSWYSRIPAMVQNVEQLVLTSEESAKAVSEGSLQNLGLCLDRTWQQKKFMAPGCEPASVRRMMDALRPLVLGQSLAGAGGGGFLYLLTRQPNQQKEVLQVLQQTLGLKDVTVHSVEIDEDGLTLMTSS; from the exons ATGCAGAAGTTCAGCTGGACTTTAGTGGTTCTGACCTGCCAACATAAAGACAGCGTCATCTCCTTCCAGagag AACTGGATCTGAGGCAACAGAAGGGGTCTCTCTCTCAGGACACTCTGGTTCTGGTGGTCCAGGACCACCAGGAGTCCCTTGGCAGCGGTGGAGCCACTCTCAATGCCCTTTTAGTGGCGGCAGAACATCTCAGCAGCCGAGCTGGACACACT GTGGTGACTGCGGACGTCCTTGATCAAGCGCACATCTTAATCCTTCACAGC GGTCGTGATTTTCCCTGGAGCTCCTGCAGCCGAGCCTTCTGCTGGCTCCCCCAGGAGAGATCTGACCGTCTGGTGCAGGCTCCAGTCTGCTGTCTGGATCTGCTGCTGGACTGTCTCACCACTAAG GTCTGTCCTGGTTCTCCTCCTGGGGTTTGGGTCTGCAGCACCGACATGATCCTCCACGTGCCTCCTGACTTCA CTCTCTCATGGCAAGGGTTCTCGGGTGTTCGGGCGCTGGCACTGCCAGGCGACGAGTCCTACGCTCAGAACCATGGGGTCTATGTGTCAGACCAGCAG GGAAACGTGTGCGACATCATCTACAGGGGGACTAaagagcaggtccagagagCTCTGATGCATGATGGGAAAGTGGCGCTG GTTTCCGGGCCCGTCTTCTTTGATCGGTATGTTTCTGAAAAGCTACTTCAAACTCATGTAACTCCACCTTTAGACGGCTGCACCTACTTGGGCTTGGACTCTGGAGCTCCGCCCCTCCAG TTGTCTCTGTTCCTGGACATCCTGAAGTGTCTCTGCTCCGAGTCTGTGGATCAGTTTCTGAGTGGAGACTCGTCTCTCGCTGCTGCGAGGACTCAGTTATGGAGGACACTGAGGGGGACTCGCCTCTCTCTGG CATACGTCTCTGGTGGTCGCTACGACTACATGACCCTGAGTGGAAGGTCACACATCCGCCGGCTGACCTGTGATTGGCCATTTGGAAATACGCTGTCGCATATTCAG AGTGAAGACACTTTGACTCCAGGAAGTCAGATAATCAACAGCATCTTAGAGGGAGAGGTCTCAGTGTCAGCTGGCTGCGTGGtgcaacactgccacctacag GGTCCCCTGAAAGTCCCGCCTGGCTGTCTTCTGTCTGGGCTGGATCCATCCTCCAGTCTCCAACAGCTGGCTCtgcctgatgacatcatcctccAAGGGCACTACATTCAGCTCGGCGACCTAAGGCTGAAGGTGTTCACTGTGGTGGGAGCCCAGGACCCTTTGGAG GTTTCCACGGATAAAGACGGGTCCTCCTTCCTGAACCAAGACTGGATGTCCTTTTACCAAACTCATGGAGTAAA ACCTGAAGATCTTTGGGTCCATGAGGATCACCACTGTCTACTAGAAGCTCGTCTCTTCCCAGTACTCCACCCGCGAGCGGGCCCGCAAGGTCTTCAGGAGGGTGTGGGCTGGCTGCTTGGCAGGGGAGGGAATCTGCACACTTGGAGGGAGTCTTGGAGGCTTTCCCTCAAAGAGGTGCTGATGCTGACACACCAGGAGGCGGAGCTGCAGTGGCGGGAGAAGCTTCTGCATCTTGTTGGCCGTAAGAGAGTGGTGGACTCACTGACCCGGAACACAGACGCCTACCTGCTGCCTGGTTTCAGAGCTGCTGTGCTCGGAGGACAGCAGGAAGCCCTGTTGAAGACCCTTGACCAGC TGGCAGTGGGAGGAGTGGCCAGTCAAGGGGCTGCAGAGGTCGGCCTCGCCGCTCGCTGCCTCTCCTGCATCGCTGACATGCTGGTGTGTATGGCAGCAGGAAGGGGCGGGCTTCGGAGTGGGCCAGCTGCTAACAAGGCCTGGCGCTCCGCCTACTTCCTGTTGGAACAAGGTGACCTGGCGGGCGGCGTGGGTGCTTTAGCCAGGCAGCGAGTTCACTGGCTGAGCAG GCCGGACCTTCTTGTTCGAGCCGCACGCCACTACGAAGGCGCAGCTCAAATTCTCCTTCGCCACGCTGTGATGTCGTCACGGACGTTCGTACACCTTAGCAAACATGATGTCCCTCCCATCGGCCAGTGGCAGGAAGTTCACTGTCCCGCCAGATTGGACTTGGCAG GTGGGTGGAGTGACACCCCGCCCATCGCcttccaacatggcggctcagTCACCAACATCGCCATAAAGGTGGATGGGAAACGTCCAATCGGTGCCCGAGCCCGGCGCATTCAAGAGCCCCGACTCCTGCTTCTCAGTGGCCCAAGTGACTCTGAGGTTTGTCTGGATTTGGTGTGCGAGAGTCTGGACGACTTGAGAGACTACAGTCAGCCACATGCCCCCG GAGCTCTGCTGaaggcggtgtgtgtgtgcagcggtCTGGCGTCTCTCACCTCCCCTGACTCTCTTGGAGAGCAGCTGATGCAGAAGTGGGGTGCAGGGGTGGAGCTACACAGTTGGTCCCTCCTCCCCACTGGCTCAGGACTCG GAACCAGTAGCATCCTGGCGGGGGCGCTGCTAGCTGCCGTTTACCGATGCACAGGACGGACCTGCGACACGGATTCCCTGATCCACGACGTTCTGTACCTGGAGCAGATGTTGACTACAG GCGGTGGGTGGCAGGACCAGGTTGGAGGGCTCGTCGGTGGTGTCAAAGTGGGCCGCTCCAGAAAGTGTCTGCCTCTGAGAGTGGAAGTGGAGCGTCTCTGTCCACCTGAGAACTTTCTCAACTCTCTTCAGCAGCACCTTGTACTGGTCTATACCGGCATGACCCGTCTGGCTCGGAACCTCTTACAG GACGTGGTCCGGTCCTGGTACAGTCGTATTCCCGCCATGGTCCAGAACGTAGAGCAGCTGGTGCTGACCTCAGAGGAAAGTGCCAAAGCAGTCTCCGAGG GTTCTCTGCAGAACCTTGGCCTATGTCTGGACCGCACATGGCAGCAGAAGAAGTTCATGGCACCGGGATGCGAGCCTGCGtcagtgaggaggatgatggacGCCCTGCGTCCTCTGGTTTTGGGTCAGAGCCTCGCTGGGGCTGGTGGCGggggcttcctgtacctcctgacccgcCAGCCAAACCAGCAGAAGGAGGTTCTTCAGGTTCTTCAGCAGACTCTG GGCCTGAAAGATGTCACGGTGCACTCAGTGGAAATAGATGAAGATGGACTCactttgatgacatcatcctga
- the LOC128771118 gene encoding L-fucose kinase isoform X1, which yields MQKFSWTLVVLTCQHKDSVISFQRELDLRQQKGSLSQDTLVLVVQDHQESLGSGGATLNALLVAAEHLSSRAGHTVVTADVLDQAHILILHSGRDFPWSSCSRAFCWLPQERSDRLVQAPVCCLDLLLDCLTTKVCPGSPPGVWVCSTDMILHVPPDFTLSWQGFSGVRALALPGDESYAQNHGVYVSDQQGNVCDIIYRGTKEQVQRALMHDGKVALVSGPVFFDRYVSEKLLQTHVTPPLDGCTYLGLDSGAPPLQLSLFLDILKCLCSESVDQFLSGDSSLAAARTQLWRTLRGTRLSLAYVSGGRYDYMTLSGRSHIRRLTCDWPFGNTLSHIQSEDTLTPGSQIINSILEGEVSVSAGCVVQHCHLQGPLKVPPGCLLSGLDPSSSLQQLALPDDIILQGHYIQLGDLRLKVFTVVGAQDPLEVSTDKDGSSFLNQDWMSFYQTHGVKPEDLWVHEDHHCLLEARLFPVLHPRAGPQGLQEGVGWLLGRGGNLHTWRESWRLSLKEVLMLTHQEAELQWREKLLHLVGRKRVVDSLTRNTDAYLLPGFRAAVLGGQQEALLKTLDQLAVGGVASQGAAEVGLAARCLSCIADMLVCMAAGRGGLRSGPAANKAWRSAYFLLEQGDLAGGVGALARQRVHWLSRPDLLVRAARHYEGAAQILLRHAVMSSRTFVHLSKHDVPPIGQWQEVHCPARLDLAGGWSDTPPIAFQHGGSVTNIAIKVDGKRPIGARARRIQEPRLLLLSGPSDSEVCLDLVCESLDDLRDYSQPHAPGALLKAVCVCSGLASLTSPDSLGEQLMQKWGAGVELHSWSLLPTGSGLGETLSALFAAIVMTDVCVGTSSILAGALLAAVYRCTGRTCDTDSLIHDVLYLEQMLTTGGGWQDQVGGLVGGVKVGRSRKCLPLRVEVERLCPPENFLNSLQQHLVLVYTGMTRLARNLLQDVVRSWYSRIPAMVQNVEQLVLTSEESAKAVSEGSLQNLGLCLDRTWQQKKFMAPGCEPASVRRMMDALRPLVLGQSLAGAGGGGFLYLLTRQPNQQKEVLQVLQQTLGLKDVTVHSVEIDEDGLTLMTSS from the exons ATGCAGAAGTTCAGCTGGACTTTAGTGGTTCTGACCTGCCAACATAAAGACAGCGTCATCTCCTTCCAGagag AACTGGATCTGAGGCAACAGAAGGGGTCTCTCTCTCAGGACACTCTGGTTCTGGTGGTCCAGGACCACCAGGAGTCCCTTGGCAGCGGTGGAGCCACTCTCAATGCCCTTTTAGTGGCGGCAGAACATCTCAGCAGCCGAGCTGGACACACT GTGGTGACTGCGGACGTCCTTGATCAAGCGCACATCTTAATCCTTCACAGC GGTCGTGATTTTCCCTGGAGCTCCTGCAGCCGAGCCTTCTGCTGGCTCCCCCAGGAGAGATCTGACCGTCTGGTGCAGGCTCCAGTCTGCTGTCTGGATCTGCTGCTGGACTGTCTCACCACTAAG GTCTGTCCTGGTTCTCCTCCTGGGGTTTGGGTCTGCAGCACCGACATGATCCTCCACGTGCCTCCTGACTTCA CTCTCTCATGGCAAGGGTTCTCGGGTGTTCGGGCGCTGGCACTGCCAGGCGACGAGTCCTACGCTCAGAACCATGGGGTCTATGTGTCAGACCAGCAG GGAAACGTGTGCGACATCATCTACAGGGGGACTAaagagcaggtccagagagCTCTGATGCATGATGGGAAAGTGGCGCTG GTTTCCGGGCCCGTCTTCTTTGATCGGTATGTTTCTGAAAAGCTACTTCAAACTCATGTAACTCCACCTTTAGACGGCTGCACCTACTTGGGCTTGGACTCTGGAGCTCCGCCCCTCCAG TTGTCTCTGTTCCTGGACATCCTGAAGTGTCTCTGCTCCGAGTCTGTGGATCAGTTTCTGAGTGGAGACTCGTCTCTCGCTGCTGCGAGGACTCAGTTATGGAGGACACTGAGGGGGACTCGCCTCTCTCTGG CATACGTCTCTGGTGGTCGCTACGACTACATGACCCTGAGTGGAAGGTCACACATCCGCCGGCTGACCTGTGATTGGCCATTTGGAAATACGCTGTCGCATATTCAG AGTGAAGACACTTTGACTCCAGGAAGTCAGATAATCAACAGCATCTTAGAGGGAGAGGTCTCAGTGTCAGCTGGCTGCGTGGtgcaacactgccacctacag GGTCCCCTGAAAGTCCCGCCTGGCTGTCTTCTGTCTGGGCTGGATCCATCCTCCAGTCTCCAACAGCTGGCTCtgcctgatgacatcatcctccAAGGGCACTACATTCAGCTCGGCGACCTAAGGCTGAAGGTGTTCACTGTGGTGGGAGCCCAGGACCCTTTGGAG GTTTCCACGGATAAAGACGGGTCCTCCTTCCTGAACCAAGACTGGATGTCCTTTTACCAAACTCATGGAGTAAA ACCTGAAGATCTTTGGGTCCATGAGGATCACCACTGTCTACTAGAAGCTCGTCTCTTCCCAGTACTCCACCCGCGAGCGGGCCCGCAAGGTCTTCAGGAGGGTGTGGGCTGGCTGCTTGGCAGGGGAGGGAATCTGCACACTTGGAGGGAGTCTTGGAGGCTTTCCCTCAAAGAGGTGCTGATGCTGACACACCAGGAGGCGGAGCTGCAGTGGCGGGAGAAGCTTCTGCATCTTGTTGGCCGTAAGAGAGTGGTGGACTCACTGACCCGGAACACAGACGCCTACCTGCTGCCTGGTTTCAGAGCTGCTGTGCTCGGAGGACAGCAGGAAGCCCTGTTGAAGACCCTTGACCAGC TGGCAGTGGGAGGAGTGGCCAGTCAAGGGGCTGCAGAGGTCGGCCTCGCCGCTCGCTGCCTCTCCTGCATCGCTGACATGCTGGTGTGTATGGCAGCAGGAAGGGGCGGGCTTCGGAGTGGGCCAGCTGCTAACAAGGCCTGGCGCTCCGCCTACTTCCTGTTGGAACAAGGTGACCTGGCGGGCGGCGTGGGTGCTTTAGCCAGGCAGCGAGTTCACTGGCTGAGCAG GCCGGACCTTCTTGTTCGAGCCGCACGCCACTACGAAGGCGCAGCTCAAATTCTCCTTCGCCACGCTGTGATGTCGTCACGGACGTTCGTACACCTTAGCAAACATGATGTCCCTCCCATCGGCCAGTGGCAGGAAGTTCACTGTCCCGCCAGATTGGACTTGGCAG GTGGGTGGAGTGACACCCCGCCCATCGCcttccaacatggcggctcagTCACCAACATCGCCATAAAGGTGGATGGGAAACGTCCAATCGGTGCCCGAGCCCGGCGCATTCAAGAGCCCCGACTCCTGCTTCTCAGTGGCCCAAGTGACTCTGAGGTTTGTCTGGATTTGGTGTGCGAGAGTCTGGACGACTTGAGAGACTACAGTCAGCCACATGCCCCCG GAGCTCTGCTGaaggcggtgtgtgtgtgcagcggtCTGGCGTCTCTCACCTCCCCTGACTCTCTTGGAGAGCAGCTGATGCAGAAGTGGGGTGCAGGGGTGGAGCTACACAGTTGGTCCCTCCTCCCCACTGGCTCAGGACTCGGTGAGACCCTGTCTGCCTTATTTGCAGCAATTGTTATGACTGACGTGTGTGTAGGAACCAGTAGCATCCTGGCGGGGGCGCTGCTAGCTGCCGTTTACCGATGCACAGGACGGACCTGCGACACGGATTCCCTGATCCACGACGTTCTGTACCTGGAGCAGATGTTGACTACAG GCGGTGGGTGGCAGGACCAGGTTGGAGGGCTCGTCGGTGGTGTCAAAGTGGGCCGCTCCAGAAAGTGTCTGCCTCTGAGAGTGGAAGTGGAGCGTCTCTGTCCACCTGAGAACTTTCTCAACTCTCTTCAGCAGCACCTTGTACTGGTCTATACCGGCATGACCCGTCTGGCTCGGAACCTCTTACAG GACGTGGTCCGGTCCTGGTACAGTCGTATTCCCGCCATGGTCCAGAACGTAGAGCAGCTGGTGCTGACCTCAGAGGAAAGTGCCAAAGCAGTCTCCGAGG GTTCTCTGCAGAACCTTGGCCTATGTCTGGACCGCACATGGCAGCAGAAGAAGTTCATGGCACCGGGATGCGAGCCTGCGtcagtgaggaggatgatggacGCCCTGCGTCCTCTGGTTTTGGGTCAGAGCCTCGCTGGGGCTGGTGGCGggggcttcctgtacctcctgacccgcCAGCCAAACCAGCAGAAGGAGGTTCTTCAGGTTCTTCAGCAGACTCTG GGCCTGAAAGATGTCACGGTGCACTCAGTGGAAATAGATGAAGATGGACTCactttgatgacatcatcctga
- the LOC128771118 gene encoding L-fucose kinase isoform X3: protein MGSMCQTSRGTKEQVQRALMHDGKVALVSGPVFFDRYVSEKLLQTHVTPPLDGCTYLGLDSGAPPLQLSLFLDILKCLCSESVDQFLSGDSSLAAARTQLWRTLRGTRLSLAYVSGGRYDYMTLSGRSHIRRLTCDWPFGNTLSHIQSEDTLTPGSQIINSILEGEVSVSAGCVVQHCHLQGPLKVPPGCLLSGLDPSSSLQQLALPDDIILQGHYIQLGDLRLKVFTVVGAQDPLEVSTDKDGSSFLNQDWMSFYQTHGVKPEDLWVHEDHHCLLEARLFPVLHPRAGPQGLQEGVGWLLGRGGNLHTWRESWRLSLKEVLMLTHQEAELQWREKLLHLVGRKRVVDSLTRNTDAYLLPGFRAAVLGGQQEALLKTLDQLAVGGVASQGAAEVGLAARCLSCIADMLVCMAAGRGGLRSGPAANKAWRSAYFLLEQGDLAGGVGALARQRVHWLSRPDLLVRAARHYEGAAQILLRHAVMSSRTFVHLSKHDVPPIGQWQEVHCPARLDLAGGWSDTPPIAFQHGGSVTNIAIKVDGKRPIGARARRIQEPRLLLLSGPSDSEVCLDLVCESLDDLRDYSQPHAPGALLKAVCVCSGLASLTSPDSLGEQLMQKWGAGVELHSWSLLPTGSGLGETLSALFAAIVMTDVCVGTSSILAGALLAAVYRCTGRTCDTDSLIHDVLYLEQMLTTGGGWQDQVGGLVGGVKVGRSRKCLPLRVEVERLCPPENFLNSLQQHLVLVYTGMTRLARNLLQDVVRSWYSRIPAMVQNVEQLVLTSEESAKAVSEGSLQNLGLCLDRTWQQKKFMAPGCEPASVRRMMDALRPLVLGQSLAGAGGGGFLYLLTRQPNQQKEVLQVLQQTLGLKDVTVHSVEIDEDGLTLMTSS, encoded by the exons ATGGGGTCTATGTGTCAGACCAGCAG GGGGACTAaagagcaggtccagagagCTCTGATGCATGATGGGAAAGTGGCGCTG GTTTCCGGGCCCGTCTTCTTTGATCGGTATGTTTCTGAAAAGCTACTTCAAACTCATGTAACTCCACCTTTAGACGGCTGCACCTACTTGGGCTTGGACTCTGGAGCTCCGCCCCTCCAG TTGTCTCTGTTCCTGGACATCCTGAAGTGTCTCTGCTCCGAGTCTGTGGATCAGTTTCTGAGTGGAGACTCGTCTCTCGCTGCTGCGAGGACTCAGTTATGGAGGACACTGAGGGGGACTCGCCTCTCTCTGG CATACGTCTCTGGTGGTCGCTACGACTACATGACCCTGAGTGGAAGGTCACACATCCGCCGGCTGACCTGTGATTGGCCATTTGGAAATACGCTGTCGCATATTCAG AGTGAAGACACTTTGACTCCAGGAAGTCAGATAATCAACAGCATCTTAGAGGGAGAGGTCTCAGTGTCAGCTGGCTGCGTGGtgcaacactgccacctacag GGTCCCCTGAAAGTCCCGCCTGGCTGTCTTCTGTCTGGGCTGGATCCATCCTCCAGTCTCCAACAGCTGGCTCtgcctgatgacatcatcctccAAGGGCACTACATTCAGCTCGGCGACCTAAGGCTGAAGGTGTTCACTGTGGTGGGAGCCCAGGACCCTTTGGAG GTTTCCACGGATAAAGACGGGTCCTCCTTCCTGAACCAAGACTGGATGTCCTTTTACCAAACTCATGGAGTAAA ACCTGAAGATCTTTGGGTCCATGAGGATCACCACTGTCTACTAGAAGCTCGTCTCTTCCCAGTACTCCACCCGCGAGCGGGCCCGCAAGGTCTTCAGGAGGGTGTGGGCTGGCTGCTTGGCAGGGGAGGGAATCTGCACACTTGGAGGGAGTCTTGGAGGCTTTCCCTCAAAGAGGTGCTGATGCTGACACACCAGGAGGCGGAGCTGCAGTGGCGGGAGAAGCTTCTGCATCTTGTTGGCCGTAAGAGAGTGGTGGACTCACTGACCCGGAACACAGACGCCTACCTGCTGCCTGGTTTCAGAGCTGCTGTGCTCGGAGGACAGCAGGAAGCCCTGTTGAAGACCCTTGACCAGC TGGCAGTGGGAGGAGTGGCCAGTCAAGGGGCTGCAGAGGTCGGCCTCGCCGCTCGCTGCCTCTCCTGCATCGCTGACATGCTGGTGTGTATGGCAGCAGGAAGGGGCGGGCTTCGGAGTGGGCCAGCTGCTAACAAGGCCTGGCGCTCCGCCTACTTCCTGTTGGAACAAGGTGACCTGGCGGGCGGCGTGGGTGCTTTAGCCAGGCAGCGAGTTCACTGGCTGAGCAG GCCGGACCTTCTTGTTCGAGCCGCACGCCACTACGAAGGCGCAGCTCAAATTCTCCTTCGCCACGCTGTGATGTCGTCACGGACGTTCGTACACCTTAGCAAACATGATGTCCCTCCCATCGGCCAGTGGCAGGAAGTTCACTGTCCCGCCAGATTGGACTTGGCAG GTGGGTGGAGTGACACCCCGCCCATCGCcttccaacatggcggctcagTCACCAACATCGCCATAAAGGTGGATGGGAAACGTCCAATCGGTGCCCGAGCCCGGCGCATTCAAGAGCCCCGACTCCTGCTTCTCAGTGGCCCAAGTGACTCTGAGGTTTGTCTGGATTTGGTGTGCGAGAGTCTGGACGACTTGAGAGACTACAGTCAGCCACATGCCCCCG GAGCTCTGCTGaaggcggtgtgtgtgtgcagcggtCTGGCGTCTCTCACCTCCCCTGACTCTCTTGGAGAGCAGCTGATGCAGAAGTGGGGTGCAGGGGTGGAGCTACACAGTTGGTCCCTCCTCCCCACTGGCTCAGGACTCGGTGAGACCCTGTCTGCCTTATTTGCAGCAATTGTTATGACTGACGTGTGTGTAGGAACCAGTAGCATCCTGGCGGGGGCGCTGCTAGCTGCCGTTTACCGATGCACAGGACGGACCTGCGACACGGATTCCCTGATCCACGACGTTCTGTACCTGGAGCAGATGTTGACTACAG GCGGTGGGTGGCAGGACCAGGTTGGAGGGCTCGTCGGTGGTGTCAAAGTGGGCCGCTCCAGAAAGTGTCTGCCTCTGAGAGTGGAAGTGGAGCGTCTCTGTCCACCTGAGAACTTTCTCAACTCTCTTCAGCAGCACCTTGTACTGGTCTATACCGGCATGACCCGTCTGGCTCGGAACCTCTTACAG GACGTGGTCCGGTCCTGGTACAGTCGTATTCCCGCCATGGTCCAGAACGTAGAGCAGCTGGTGCTGACCTCAGAGGAAAGTGCCAAAGCAGTCTCCGAGG GTTCTCTGCAGAACCTTGGCCTATGTCTGGACCGCACATGGCAGCAGAAGAAGTTCATGGCACCGGGATGCGAGCCTGCGtcagtgaggaggatgatggacGCCCTGCGTCCTCTGGTTTTGGGTCAGAGCCTCGCTGGGGCTGGTGGCGggggcttcctgtacctcctgacccgcCAGCCAAACCAGCAGAAGGAGGTTCTTCAGGTTCTTCAGCAGACTCTG GGCCTGAAAGATGTCACGGTGCACTCAGTGGAAATAGATGAAGATGGACTCactttgatgacatcatcctga
- the pclaf gene encoding PCNA-associated factor, with amino-acid sequence MVRTKADAGSGAASYRKAVAASAPRKSLGSNSSSSSRDSQATTPGKNKYAGGNPVCPRPTPTWQKGIGDFFGGPGRKPEKENQTPHEEDDDDEEAGGSGVATSSRKARPLPAEDEDDD; translated from the exons ATGGTTCGAACTAAAGCCGACGCCGGATCAGGAGCCGCTTCATACAGGAAGG CTGTCGCAGCTTCTGCGCCGCGGAAATCGTTGGGCTCCAACTCGTCCAGCTCTTCTCGAGACAGCCAGGCCACAACACCAG GAAAAAACAAATATGCGGGAGGCAACCCTGTCTGTCCTCGCCCCACTCCCACCTGGCAGAAGGGAATAGGGGATTTCTTCGGGGGTCCTGGAAGGAAACCGGAGAAGGAGAACCAAACGCCccatgaggaagatgatgatgacgaggAGGCAGGAGGCAGTGGAGTGGcgaccagcagcaggaa GGCCCGTCCCCTACCTGCTGAGGACGAGGATGACGACTGA